A window of Notolabrus celidotus isolate fNotCel1 chromosome 11, fNotCel1.pri, whole genome shotgun sequence contains these coding sequences:
- the LOC117822147 gene encoding LOW QUALITY PROTEIN: putative protein TPRXL (The sequence of the model RefSeq protein was modified relative to this genomic sequence to represent the inferred CDS: substituted 2 bases at 2 genomic stop codons) encodes ASSAPSASSSASSASSASSAPTAXLASXAPSAASSGPSALSAPSASSASTAPTASSASSALSAPSASSASSAPSASSASTAPTASSASSALSASASSAPSASSASSAPSASSAPSTSSAPSAPSASSAPSASTAPTASSASSALSASSASSAPSASSASSAPSAPSAPSAPSAPSSAPSAASSAPSASSASSVQVVFTKVHTCETQPK; translated from the exons gcatcatcagcaccatcagcatcatcatcagcatcatcagcatcatcagcatcatcagcacCAACAGCATAATTAGCATCATAAGCACCATCAGCAGCATCATCAGGACCATCAGCATTATCAGCAccatcagcatcatcagcatcaaCAGCACCAacagcatcatcagcatcatcagcatTATCAGCAccatcagcatcatcagcatcatcagcaccatcagcatcatcagcatcaaCAGCACCAacagcatcatcagcatcatcagcattatcagcatcagcatcatcagcaccatcagcatcatcagcatcatcagcacCTTCAGCATCATCAGCACCATCAACATCATCAGCACCATCAGCACCATCAGCATCATCAGCCCCATCAGCATCAACAGCACCAACAGCATCGTCAGCATCATCAGCATTAtcagcatcatcagcatcatcagcgccatcagcatcatcagcatcatcagcacCATCAGCACCATCAGCACCATCAGCACCATCAGCACCATCATCAGCACCATCAGCAGCATCATCAGCAccatcagcatcatcagcatcatca GTTCAAGTTGTGTTCACAAAAGTTCACACGTGTGAAACTCAGCCCAAATAA